GACCATTCCTGTTAAGCAGTCCACGAAACCAAATAGGTGTTCTCAAAATTCTGATGTAGgttataataattaaatagaTAATTTAAAAAACCCTTGTGTAAGTAAATATTCTGCTAAGAATTTTCAAAATTTTAAATTATCAGTTTATAATTTGGGAAGATGGGGGATTATTTGCAATCTTATAGCTGGGGATTGTACCCACTTATCCAGAGGCCTATTTTCACCATTGTGTCATGTGTCCTGtctatatattattttgttatattaaGAGGAGGATATTACATTTCAAAGTCAAGGGAATATTAAAAGCATGTTTGATTTgactaaaataaacaatagcAGAGTAGTTTCCATGccataaaacaacaaatcaacattAGGGTTGGATATTACTTTACTGTAAACTGATAATCATACTCTAATCTATGAGTAAATATATGGAATCATGGATCACATATTTCATTCTTGTGTGGTTGATTTGGAGGAATTGCAAGCCAATTATATggccaaactaaaaaacatGTATTCTCATTTTGTCTGGACGTCCTCATTGGAAGTATTTGGTTCCACTTGTAGAAACTGCTCAGGACTTCTAAGGTTTGACATACACGATTATTGACCATTAATAACCGACAGAACTGTGAGTCTTCTCTGACAACACTTTGCTTAGTTTACATACaactgtgtgtttcctccctccTTTGTCCACGTTGTCGTGCAGGGAAGCGTGTCAGGATATACAGGGGGCCACTGCAGGCACGCGTCCCTCTACCTCATTTTAATATCAATAGGCCCCACCTCCCATCCTCCACCCTGCTGCCATCACATCCATATATATGCACATAATCACACACCACACATGCctgttgtgtgtgagatgaaTAAATAGCAGTTGCTATAAATAAACTGTGGCGATCTTGACATTTCTGATGTGTCGCATGTTTTCGTTCACTCGAGGAGTCCTCTGGATTCAGAAAATCTGGATCAAACTCACATCCATGTCGTCAGGCAGCATGTGTTGGGTTGTAAAAGTGGTTAAACCAAACCTTTAGGTGACCGTCATCATATACAGACAAATCAATGTAATCAGTTATGTATTATAGGACTCTTAAAAACTCATATAACATGAATTGTGAAGTGGCTTATTGTTCTGTTCAATTATAGGACACAGCGTCTTATATTAGTCCAGATATGAGTCGTGGTGGTTGGATCAGCTCTTCTGTCTAAATAACAGTTTAGGTGTGTTTACTCTGAACCACATCACCCCTGCTGCAGGCGACAGGTGCTGGAACCGACAGCCGACCGCACTCCTTCCTAAATCAATAAGGAGTTATggtagagtgtgtgtgcgcgcgtgcttATGGGGGGGGGGTATAGACGCTTTGCGGAGACAATAGCTGGGGTTGGAGCCCCACAGGGTCGACCATGTGCCGTTGATTACCATACAGCTGTTCCTATGAGGTCCAGACAAAAGCAACATGATAGTCCAAAGCCCGCAACCCCCTCaacccacactcacacaaacacacacacacagacacacagacacacactttcttgCCCCCCCCTTCTTCAGACGCAAGAGGACAACAGAAGAGGCCCTACTATCAGTATTCGCTATAGACGCACAATGTGGACCTTCCAACTCTCCACCACCTCACACGCGTCCGAGCAATTATAATGTTGGATGTAAAGAAAGGAAGGCGATGTGCCATTCTTCCCTGCTTCCTTCTGATCTTTGTTTAGAGTGTAGGAAAGACCcaaagtgaaaaacactttCTAAACAATGATCTAAATAGCTGCGaaaattgtgatggaaattatTGTTTGATGAAATGCAGGAGGGCTTCATAAACGCTGTGACATGCTCATTAAGTTCACCCCGATGtttgaataatgtttttatctcttgGATGAAAAGTTTTCATCTTTATTGTGGTAGAATCTCACTCCAACCACAGGATCGGGCTACTATTAAAAACGTTCTTCAATCTGACTTCACTAAAACCTGGACACTTTGTTGACCATATAAGTTTAGATCGAGCCTGAGTGACGCAGGTCCATCCCCCACACCAGGCCCATAGTTAATTAAAATTCATCTAATTCTCCACATATTTGCCCTACGCCAGCTTCTAATGCATATTCCTAACTGTGTCCAGATGTACTGTAGGTTGCCTAAATCCCCAGACGGGCCTCCTGTGCCAGGCTGCTCCCCTGAGGTCTGCCCCGGCTCCACCTCTTTGTCCGTGACGCGCAGCATCGCTGGGTATAAATCCACTGTGCGCCTTTACGCACCAGGACCAAAACAAGTGTAGTGCCATCAATAGGACGGAGGAATTGAAGAAGCAGGAGGATTTAAGGGACATCAAGAGGATCATATAGCCCAGTgtttaaacttttttctttttggagggATTTGTCCTCTACTCTGAAGTGTTTTCCTCTGCAACTTTTGGGAATACCATTGCACACAACGAATGCGGACATTCACTTAAACAGGGAGCAAGAAATGGCACATCTACACATCAGATACCTCCTGGCTCTGGCCTTAGTGCACACAGtaagttgttttctgtttctgctaaAATAACCTTCTCACTATGTCTGTCAGTACACGTGTCTGACATCATCTCTCTGTCACTGCAGGTATGTTCCTCTGGTGTGTTTGAGTTGAAGATCCATTCATTCAACACGGCGCAGCGcatctgcaggagacacagggaCTGCCATATATTTTTCAGAATTTGCCTAAAACACCCGGAGGATGTGATCTCCGCAGAGCCGCCTTGCACCTTTGGCACCGGACACACCAACGTTATTAGGGCCGACCACACCTCCATCTCCAGCAGCGCACCCATCCGGGTGCCTTTCCACTTCAAGTGGCCGGTAAATGGAACATCTTTGTTACGCATgtctaaaagtgtttttatttaaaatggcttactgctgtttttaaagacCGTCTATGCAAACCATCGTTTATCTACTGCTGAATTGATTCATGTTGGATAAATGGTTATTTCTTTCCGTTCCAGGGAACATTTTCGTTGATCATTGAAGCTTGGAACGCAGAATCCCCCACTGAATACACGGGTAGGTGGTGCTGTTGTCCCTACTCTCGTAGTTGGACCGTATTTAATATAGTTACCCTATTACGCACGGGCTTATTTGCAAGatgcaactttttaaaaaacgttcTTTTCCCCACAGACAACCAAAACAATCTCGTGAGCCGCCTGGCGACCAAGAGGAGACTGGCCATCGGGGAGGACTGGTCCCAGGACGTGCACTTCGGCGAGCAGAGCGAGTTGCGCTACTCTTACCACGTCTTCTGCGATGAGTACTACTTCGGAGACGGCTGCGCAGACTACTGCAGACCGAGGGACGACACGCTGGGTCACTACACCTGCGACGAGGAGGGCAACCGCATCTGCCTGGAGGGCTGGAAGGGAAACTACTGCTCTGAGCGTAAGTGCTTTTGGAGTTCCCTCGAGCAAGGCACTCAGATCCTGTACTAGTGGTCCACTGACTGGCCTGATCTGTGGAGGGAGCAAGTTAGAAATGTATCCTCCCCTGTAAAACACCAGAttcatccacacacatacaagtaGATTTGGACATCTACAATATAATTTAAACATCCACAATATAATTTAAAAGCCTACCTCTTaattctttaaaatattttttataatttaactttattttttaatcttcacaAACTGTTAATTGCATTGATTTAGTAAACCTGTGTTATAGATACTTTAAATAGAATAATTAACTTTGTTTACATCACACCCTTTAAAACAACGTTACTActgggaaaaaacaacagctcagCACTACAGTTAGACATAATCaggtaaataaatatacacagtgTGAATATGATAGAATATGATAAGCAACACTAAAAAGGATGAATAGAGTAAAATAACAGGTATCCTTCTAAGAACCGTGACAGCTCTCTATAGTCAGTATAAAAACAGTgtagataaaacattttcttaaaatgaCATAAACTTCCACATAAAGGAATTGAGAGCCTTAAGATAATGAAGACAACAAGTCAGATCACAAAATATTAACACAAATGGACAATCCCAATGTTTCCTCGTCCCATGAATTCATAAATCAGACTATGGATTTGTCAAAGCATGAGgataaaaagtgtgtgtgtgtttatcttacTGCTCAGATACTATCTGGTATTTGAGGTGCTACACTGACACTTTGAGCAGGGATGTTTTCAAAGTATATAGAGTCATTCCTCTCCCTGAGTAATATCCTgtagtgttgtgttttattcttaaaaaagAGACTCTTCAGTGTCCCATCTGTCTTTTGTTCTCTATTACAATGAGAGAAAGAACTGTGGCCCCATCAGATATACACATTCATTTTTCAAGGTGATCTgggtgtctttgtgtgtgcgtgtgtgtgtaacggGAAGGAGATAAAAGAAAGCATTTTTCTCCGGCAGTGTGCCTACCAGCTGCTTGGCTTAATACTTAACCAACAGTGAAGTCTGGAACAGGAGTGGGGTCAGACAGGGGGGCCAgtagtgtgtttgtatgagaaGGCGTGCCCATTGTAATcacacaccctccctctcctctacAGCCATCTGCTCGGCGGACTGCAATGAGAAGCACGGCTACTGCGAGGCCCCAGGGGGCTGTACGTGTCGCATGGGCTGGCAGGGCCCCTCCTGCACTGAATGCGTCCGCTATCCAGGCTGCCTCCACGGGACGTGCAACCAGCCGTGGCAGTGCAACTGTCAGGAGGGCTGGGGGGGCCTCTTCTGTGACCAGGACCTCAACTACTGCACCAACCACAAGCCCTGTGCCAATGGTGCCACCTGCACCAACACAGGACAGGGCAGCTACACCTGCACCTGCAGGCCTGGCTTCGGAGGCACCAACTGCGAGCTGGAAACCAATGAGTGTGACAGCAACCCCTGCAAGAACGGAGGCAGCTGCAATGTAAGTAAACGATAAGGTTCACTTatacaaaaaaagaatgagAGGAGTCCATTAggacaagataagataaagtTAACTGATCCCATTCAGAAGCACAAGAACAGATACAAAGATAACTAAACTTCAAAAGTGATTCATGCCAAAACAACAATGCTAAGGGTTACAGCAGGCAGTGTGACTGACTTACATCCCAGTAGTTATGGTAGGCCTCAGCTGGGCAACACAGAGCAaaactctctccttctctcacaaCTCAACACAAACGGAGCAGTTGCTATCTAACCTCACAGTATAAAAAACTTAAGACAGttaaaattgtatatatttCCTCATTAACATGTAGGTTTTTCTTCCATTCCCTCCTCAGGACCTGGAGAATGACTACTCATGCACCTGCCCTCAGGGCTTCTATGGTAAGAACTGTGAGATCATCGCCATGACGTGTGCAGATGGCCCCTGCTTCAACGGTGGCACCTGTGTGGAGGCGATGACCGGAGGCTACACCTGCCGCTGCCCCCCCAGCTACACCGGCTCCAACTGTGAGAAGAAGCTGGACCGCTGCAGCAACAGGCCCTGTCTGAATGGTgagtggggagaggagaggccCCTGTCTGGCGACCCCTTGTGGCCAAACAGCAAAACAGCCGTTTTCTTTTGGCTCAATATAAAATAAGATTAAgattgcaatgttacagcagcagaaagacatcacataagtagcatgcagtacttgggtgaaggaatataaagaaatagaaatatacaggaatatatagaaaaaataaaattggaattaaaccggtatatacagtgtaaagaaatatattatgtgtcagaatatgtacagtgaatagATTGCACATAACcgtttaagataagataagatacgattTATTTGTCACGTACACAATTATACATGGTTGGATACATTGTCTTTGAACGCTTGGATGCTGACCTCAGTATTTCTCTCTTCTGCAGGAGGCGATTGTCTGGATCTTGGTCAGAGCATCTTGTGCCGCTGTCAGGCAGCCTTCACCGGGGCCAACTGCCAGATCAACATCGACGATTGCGCCTCAAGCCCCTGTCAGAATGCCGGAACCTGCCAAGATGGTGTGAACGACTACACCTGCTCCTGCACCCTGGGGTACACCGGCAAGAACTGCAGTGTACGCTCAGACGCCTGTGGCGCCCGTCCATGCCAGAATGGTGGCACTTGCTTTACCCACTTCACGGGACCAGTATGCCAGTGTCCTAAGGGCTTCATGGGTCCAAGTTGTGAGTTCACGCTTCAGCCCAGTTTCAAGCCAGCTTTGCGCCAAGCCTCCCAGCCATCCTCCGCCACCCTCACCATCTCCTGCATTCTGGCTGTTCTGGTGCTGGTTCTGGTGGCAGGCATTATCTtcttgaggaggaggaggagactgcAAGGGAGGAAGCAGCTGAACGACAGTGCAGTTTACAATGACCTGGAGACGGTCAACAATGTGGGAGGAAGCGAGAGAGAGGCCTTCCTGGGACCAAACGGCATGTTTAAGATAAGTAACAGCACAGCTCGCCtcagcctctccctctgcccAGACGGCAGATCTGGGTACAGGCACAGCCCCGTGGAGAGCAGCATGGCCAGAGGTGAGCGTCCGGACTTCATGTGGAGGGACGAGGCCGGCCTGGGCTCTGGAGCAGGCCTGAGATAAAGCAGAGAGTAAACATGGACGTGGAAACAGGGGAAGGAGAAAATTAGCACTTGTTacgcctctctctctttgtgcacCGTGAGCATGAGCACATGACGTGAGCGTGATTCATTAGCTGAATACTGCTCTGCTCATGCTGGAGATAATATACCGTTAAAAATGTAAGAAGAGGCAAAATATTGACAAATGAACTATTCTGATATGTATGTTTTACAAAGATTATAAAACTATACAGGGCAAAGCTCTTCCATGTTTAAGACCCAAAGAGACAAATAACGTAACCCACTTTTCATAGGACCTACAACACAAACCAAATACAGGAAGTCACACCTTTGGAAAACCTGcccaaaaaatatgttttaatgggtTATTGTCTTTAATATGTTCACTTTgtttaattgttgttgttttttaaacagggaatgttttgtttcacttttcaatCTTCCTTTCAATCCCCCATTTTTTCCTTATTGTGCGTAccatcattttttattctttatattatttatttatttgaaaccTTGCGTTTATCACTTCACTTTGATTGTCACAGATGTagagatatatatttatatgatgcTGAATGAATACCGATGCTTGATGTTGTTGTATGTCAACTGTTCTATGAGCTGTGCAGGCTGGTGTGAAATATCCCAAAGATATTCAGAGCAGGGATATAAAGGAAAATGTGATTTACCACACAAGAGACAGCCattactttaatttaaatatatatagcTTATATATACTACTGATCACATTGCTCTTTCATGTGCCATTTTGATTTCATGCCAAAGTTTGTGTTATGTTCcatgttttcattcacattatttaatttcattgtgtGGTGGTTGTGATGTGGAATAAAAGATTCGCTTTGAAGTGATTCTGGATTTAAGTTTCTGTTCCACATGATGGAGTCATTGATGAAGGAAAAcgaaaagaacatttcttcaccATGAACTCATCCTTTTATCTTGGGAGTCAATACTGAATTTATTTGtttggggcagctgtggctcaggaggtagagcgggttgtcctctaaccagaagttGGCTgctcgatcccagtctccctcATTCCatgtgccaaagtgtccttgcGAAAGATACTGAATCCTGAATCCAAATCTGAAGTGTGTGACAATGTGTCATAGAGACAGTGCTGCACATATGCAacgtatatgtgtgtgtgatgagtgaatggcaaaactgtactttgagtggtcatcaagactagaaaagcactagGATATATAAATCGAACCGAACACTCAAGGGGCATGAACAGCTCTGTGCATaaacatttatcatcatcatcaacaacataTATAAGTACAAATATTTAAGTCAGGTGTTCTCAAACGTTCGTGCTTCAAGGACCCCTCATACTCAAACAAACTAGATCACAAACCCCCGTTCAGCAagatgttatgttttttataaCAGGTAGTGTATGAAATGCAGGATCACAACAGTCATGCATTCTCTCAATATGTTACTTATGGATGAAATTatagtgaaaataataaactaatTTCCCTATGAGTCAGGGACCCCCTGGAACCCCTCAGGGATCCTCAGTGGTCACCGGTCCCCACTTTGAGAATCCCTAATCTTAATGATGTCAGGAAACTTCCTGTTGAGATGAATTAGAAATCTGGAGTAAAgctggaaataataaaaaacatttatctgcCGACAATAATAACtgaccaaagtaaaaagttgTATATCCTAGTTCTTCTACTAAAAGCATTTCTCAGGAGGAGATACAAACCCTCTTCCAACTGTGACTTAAAGGTTTCTCAGAAAGTCAAGTTGTGTACTTGGTGCTGAGGTCACTGGGTGCTGTTGGCATGTGTTGATGTTCTGTCTCACAAACAGTTTAGGTTCGGTCACATTATCAACTGATCTGATGCAGCTGAGCACTGAGCTGACACACCCACATAATCTGCTGTGATTTCCTGCCCTGACACTGACTtctcttgtttctttctttcctctggtttACAGATGAGTTAGAAATAGGGACGCTTATTATTTAAAAGCTGTCAGAGTCTGCCAGTGCTCACATGAAGATGGAAAGTTGTGGTGTCAGATATAGGCTGCACATAATGTACATGGCATTGGAATTTGTTAGcatagtgccaaatcacaacatacattatctcaaggcactttacatagttaGGTTGACAAAATGATAGAGAATAGATAGTCCCACAACAGAGCACCAGAGACACAATTtctgttcaattcaattttatttgtgtatctcaaagtactttacacagtgtcgtggcaatttctgcaatcccaccttaacaacgaggaacgagacacaattctcttacagtattgtcacactttaatgctcagagcatggtgcatacgacaaaggttagtttgtaatatgcacccgatgggaaacagttctttgtcttaatacatttggctcatccctcccactctggttgggtttgttacaaagtcaaaggtcaggatcttctgatgacatcaaggcaacaatgccttagttaaagcaatcaggccaagattcattcagttgtacaggatacagcatgatcaaggttacattgtatgagattcaatcatgatcaatcaaaggggaaattaacatgatcatattgtggtcaaaatgttacatttccttACAGTCTGCCAGTGCTCACATGAAGATGGAAAGTTGTGGTGTCAGATATAGGCTGCACATAATGTACATGGCATTGGAATTTGTTAGcatagtgccaaatcacaacatacattatctcaaggcactttacatagttaGGTTGACAAAATGATAGAGAATAGATAGTCCCACAACAGAGCACCAGAGACACAATTtctgttcaattcaattttatttgtgtatctCAAAGTACTTTACACAGTCAGGTCGAAGGTCGAGACCTTagaatattatagagaaacacaaaagtTCCCTCTTTGGTGACTGCGGAGAGGAATGTTTAAGAAACCTCCAGACACCAGACTCAATGttggcggccatctgcctccaCCGGTGGGGTGAGCTGAGAAAaatggagaagagaggaggggtggatggaaaagagtggagagagagaagggaagacCAAGAATAGTTGTTTAACAGTTCTGTCAGAATGGTtgttacaatgaaaataataagagtgATATTTAGCCTATAAATATAATGATGATATCAATGATAGCAACACATAATACTAgtaacagcaataataataataataataataataatgataataataataattgttgtgGTTGAATAAACTTTAGGTTTACAGATGAGTTAGAAATAAGGGGTGAAAATAGTCGTGTAACCATTATATTTCAGCTGTCAGACTGGTTATTATAACGAATAAGAGAGAAATATTTGTAGATGTAATATTTTTATGATAGCAACAACAgttaataatagtaatactactactactactactactactactactactactaataataataataataatactaacaaCAAGaatagtactactactactaatactactaattataataatgatattattatatttaaatttgttacATGATTTATGGAGATAATGTGATCTGATGTATAAATAGTTCCTCAGTATTTGTGGTGATGCtctgtgaacaaacagcagcagcagtagtcaGTCAGCCTGTCTGAGCTGTCGTCGCCTCCCAGTTCTCTCCCCTCCTGACTGAAAGACACGAGGAACCAGTCAGACCAGTCCCCAGCAGACATGGCAGAGGACCGGACCGGCACGACGCCTTTGACGGGTGACGAAGTATCGCCATCGGACCCGGAGTCGCACCAGGACCAGGGGTGTAATATCCCGAAGAGACACGCACGGGTCACGGTGAAGTACAACAGGAAGGAGCTACAGAGGCGGCTGGACCTGGAGAAGTGGATCGACGAGAGCCTGGATCGGCTGTACGCGGGTCAGGTGCGTGTCCGCGggcaggaggggggggaagctgctgaggctgctggtgTAGTATCATCTAATCAGCAAATAACAGTCATCAGAATAGGTTCAAAGAGTCAGGCAGGAGGTGGCCCATAAGACTGTCACTGAAAAAAGgataattcaatcaatcaaatattgtttgtgtagcccatattcacaaatcatattttgcctcatagggtttaacaaggtgcaCAATCCTCAGCCCTTAACCCACTAGAGAGAGGACAAACTACAAAACACCCTTCTACCAGGGGAACAACGCAGAGagctcagagagccacatgtgagggatccctctcccaggacgggcAGAATGTGCGTGgagcagagcacatcaacaaaataacatttacaaaattcatgagaaaagacagtgaatTGAAAGTTGTTTGTGCCACAGTGAGATGACAGTGTTGAAGCTGAGGCCTCCTGTGATATATGAGGTGTTTACCGCAGAGCAGAGGTGCTTCTCCTTACAAGGCCTGGGATGGTGCACTCCACAGCTGTCCCCTTCTTCTCTGGGTCCATGTGTCTGTCTTTGGGGGTTTCTGCCTTACATGGACAGTGTGGAACTGAGACGAGTGTGAATGATGAGGAAAAGGGACAAGGAGAAGGTTATGGCGGATGAGAGCAGCATGTATATGTccctggaggaggtggacacTGTGCATGTGGCTGCTGAGGCAGCTGCTGGGGGAGTGGGATCTCTCAGGGGGAGACATGGGGGAGAAGAGTTCCTTTTTGGACTAAGGAATAAGGCAGCTCTGTGAGAAATAAGGACTAAACAACTTTCATCAGCCAGTGATTTATTCACATCGACCTCTTactcaaaacatttattttatatgaagAAGCTAATGGTCTATTTAGAATATATTCctcattgttttattaatctGTCGTTTTTGTTGTACACAAGTACATAAAATAATGACTCAGACTTGCATAATTATTACCTCTGTGAAGGAGGTTAG
The Hippoglossus stenolepis isolate QCI-W04-F060 chromosome 15, HSTE1.2, whole genome shotgun sequence DNA segment above includes these coding regions:
- the dlb gene encoding delta-like protein B — protein: MAHLHIRYLLALALVHTVCSSGVFELKIHSFNTAQRICRRHRDCHIFFRICLKHPEDVISAEPPCTFGTGHTNVIRADHTSISSSAPIRVPFHFKWPGTFSLIIEAWNAESPTEYTDNQNNLVSRLATKRRLAIGEDWSQDVHFGEQSELRYSYHVFCDEYYFGDGCADYCRPRDDTLGHYTCDEEGNRICLEGWKGNYCSEPICSADCNEKHGYCEAPGGCTCRMGWQGPSCTECVRYPGCLHGTCNQPWQCNCQEGWGGLFCDQDLNYCTNHKPCANGATCTNTGQGSYTCTCRPGFGGTNCELETNECDSNPCKNGGSCNDLENDYSCTCPQGFYGKNCEIIAMTCADGPCFNGGTCVEAMTGGYTCRCPPSYTGSNCEKKLDRCSNRPCLNGGDCLDLGQSILCRCQAAFTGANCQINIDDCASSPCQNAGTCQDGVNDYTCSCTLGYTGKNCSVRSDACGARPCQNGGTCFTHFTGPVCQCPKGFMGPSCEFTLQPSFKPALRQASQPSSATLTISCILAVLVLVLVAGIIFLRRRRRLQGRKQLNDSAVYNDLETVNNVGGSEREAFLGPNGMFKISNSTARLSLSLCPDGRSGYRHSPVESSMARGERPDFMWRDEAGLGSGAGLR